The stretch of DNA CGACTCCTGTGACCCGTGAAACGGATCGACGGCTGGCAGCGTAAGTTGTCAAGTACTCGATATAAGTCCCATAGGATTCGCCCACCTGAGACCTGGAAATCTTGCCATATCGGCATCCGTTGAATGGAGCTCGGCCTGATGCTCGATGGCAAGGGCGGCGAGATGCGCGTCCGTGGTCAGGCTGCCGCCTGACCCCACTGCTTCGAGAAGATCAAACAGGATGTCGGCATGACGGTCACCGGGATGGACAAAGACTGTTTGCGGCCTGTCGAGCCAAGTCCTAACGCGCGCACAAACGCTGCCCACGTCCATGGGATTCTCAAGAATCCTCGGGTTGGTGGCAATGCGGATGAAGCCCAGGACAGCCACCCAAGGGAGGCCGACGCTTCCTGTGCCATTCATCAAGGTTTCCCACCAGTCCCGCGCCGCCCGATGCCGGCGGGATTGGGAATC from Rhodospirillales bacterium encodes:
- a CDS encoding type II toxin-antitoxin system VapC family toxin; translated protein: MIIPDVNLLVYAHDSQSRRHRAARDWWETLMNGTGSVGLPWVAVLGFIRIATNPRILENPMDVGSVCARVRTWLDRPQTVFVHPGDRHADILFDLLEAVGSGGSLTTDAHLAALAIEHQAELHSTDADMARFPGLRWANPMGLISST